The following proteins are co-located in the Meriones unguiculatus strain TT.TT164.6M chromosome 4, Bangor_MerUng_6.1, whole genome shotgun sequence genome:
- the Znf335 gene encoding zinc finger protein 335 isoform X2 has protein sequence MEENEVESSSDAAPRPGQPEEPSESGLGVGTSEAVSADSSDAATAPGLTEADDSGVGQSSDSGSRSVEEVSESISTDPLPHGYLPDSSSVSRRPEAEVPGGPPALVHSSALPDPSILVSDCTASSSDLGSAIDKIIESTIGPDLIQSCITVTSAEEGGAETTQYLILQGPDDGAPMTSPMSTSTLANSLAAIEALADGPTSTSTCLEPPEEPQGDGSLAQPPPAPVTEELDLQSLEAMMEVVVVQQFKCKMCQYRSSTKATLLRHMRERHFRPAAAAAPGKRGRLRKWGTCTKTTEEEGPEEEEEDDIVDAGAIDDLEEDSDYNPAEDEPRGRQLRLQRPTPSTPRLRRRPGRPRKLPRLETLDGVGEPLVSSQSTQSPPELQDLEAPSSSGPGCLVAMGKVGRGPVESGVSQSDAENAAPPGQDEPEVPPRRRGRPSRRFLGKKYRKYYYKSPKPLLRPYLCRICGSRFLSHEDLRFHVNSHEAGDPQLFKCLQCNYRSRRWSSLKEHMFNHVGSKPYKCDECSYTSVYRKDVIRHAAVHSQDRKKRPDPTPKLSSFPCPVCGRVYPMQKRLTQHMKTHSTEKPHMCDKCGKSFKKRYTFKMHLLTHIQAVANRRFKCEFCEFVCEDKKALLNHQLSHMSDKPFKCSFCPYRTFREDFLLSHVAVKHTGAKPFACEYCHFSTRHKKNLRLHVRCRHANSFEEWGRRHPEEPPSRRRPFFSLQQIEELKQQHSVAPGPPHSSPVPEASQEPAPFQSPETPPLLCPDALGAATIIYQPGAEESTAMATQTALDLLLNMSAQRELGTSLQVAVVKSESMKAELTSTGRQPSPEDTTPQVMTLHVAEPGGSVATESQLGPPGLQQIALPSGPFGGASYSVIRTPPMEERAPAGIPYSEEPPGEAAQAVVVSDTLKEAGTHYIMAADGTQLHHIELTADGAISFPSPDTLAPGTKWPLLQCGGPPRDGPEVLSPMKTHHVGGPQGSSTPPPTASHTLGLVVPPSPPSTKASSAKKFSCKVCSEAFHGRAEMESHKRAHAGPAAFKCPDCPFSARQWPEVRAHMAQHSSLRPHQCNQCSFASKNKKDLRRHMLTHTNEKPFSCHLCGQRFNRNGHLKFHIQRLHSSDGRKTAPSTARAPAQTIILNSEEETLATLHNALQSSHHGALGPDRLQQALSQEHIIVAQEQTVTNQEEAAYIQEITTADGQTVQHLVTSDNQVQYIISPDGVPHLLPQEYVVVPDGHHIQVQEGQITHIQYEQGTPFLQESQIQYVPVSPGQQLVTQAQLEAAAHSAVTAVADAAMAQAQGLFGTEEAVPEHIQQLQHQGIEYDVITLSDD, from the exons ATGGAGGAGAACGAGGTGGAGAGCAGTAGCGACGCGGCCCCTCGGCCTGGCCAGCCGGAGGAGCCATCTGAGAGCGGCCTGGGTGTGGGCACCTCGGAAGCGGTGTCCGCGGACAGCAGCGATGCGGCGACCGCCCCAGGATTAACGGAGGCCGACGACTCTGGCGTGGGGCAGAGTTCAGACAGTGGCAGCCGCTCTGTG GAAGAGGTATCTGAGAGCATTTCAACAGACCCTTTGCCTCATGGCTACCTCCCCGATTCATCTTCTGTGTCCCGGAGACCAGAGGCAGAGGTGCCAGGTGGGCCTCCAGCCCTGGTGCATTCCAGTGCTCTCCCAGACCCCAGCATACTGGTGTCTGACTGCACAGCTTCCTCCTCAGACCTCGGCTCCGCCATTGACAAGATCATTGAGTCTACCATTGGCCCGGACCTCATCCAGA GCTGCATCACCGTGACCAGCGCTGAAGAAGGAGGAGCTGAAACTACACAGTACCTGATCCTGCAGGGCCCAGATGATG GTGCACCCATGACATCACCAATGTCTACTTCCACCCTGGCCAACAGTCTCGCAGCCATTGAAGCACTGGCTGATGGTCCCACATCCACATCTACATGCCTAGAGCCTCCTGAAGAACCCCAGGGAGACGGCTCTCTAGCTCAGCCACCCCCAGCCCCTGTCACCGAGGAGCTGGACCTGCAGAGCTTGGAGGCCATGATGGAGGTGGTGGTTGTGCAACAGTTCAAGTGCAAGATGTGCCAGTACCGGAGCAGCACCAAAGCAACCCTGCTCCGCCACATGCGGGAGCGGCACTTCCGCCCAG CCGCCGCAGCAGCACCTGGTAAAAGGGGCCGTCTACGGAAGTGGGGCACTTGCACAAAGACCACCGAGGAAGAAGGGccggaggaagaggaggaggatgacatTGTGGATGCGGGGGCCATTGACGATCTGGAGG AGGACAGTGACTACAATCCAGCTGAGGATGAGCCCCGGGGTCGGCAGCTACGGCTCCAGCGTCCCACCCCCAGTACCCCGAGACTTCGAAGGAGGCCTGGCCGGCCCCGAAAGCTGCCTCGCCTAGAGACCTTAGATG GTGTAGGAGAACCTCTAGTGAGTTCCCAAAGCACACAGAGCCCTCCAGAGCTGCAAGATCTTGAGGCTCCCAGCTCTTCAGGTCCAGGATGCCTAGTTGCCATGGGCAAGGTGGGGAGGGGTCCGGTGGAATCTGGTGTGAGTCAGTCAGATGCTGAGAACGCAGCCCCTCCTGGCCAGGATGAACCCGAGGTGCCACCCCGACGCCGAGGACGGCCCTCCAGACGGTTCCTAGGGAAGAAATACCGAAA GTACTACTACAAGTCGCCCAAGCCGCTGCTCAGGCCTTACCTGTGCCGCATATGTGGTTCACGATTCCTGTCCCATGAGGACCTTCGCTTCCATGTCAACTCCCATGAGGCTGGTGACCCACAGCTCTTCAAGTGCCTACAATGCAACTATCGCTCCCGCCGCTGGTCCTCCCTCAAG GAGCACATGTTCAACCACGTGGGCAGCAAGCCCTACAAGTGTGATGAGTGCAGCTACACGAGTGTCTACCGGAAGGACGTCATTCGACACGCAGCAGTGCATAGCCAGGACCG AAAGAAGAGGCCAGATCCG ACCCCAAAGCTGAGCTCTTTCCCTTGCCCAGTGTGTGGCCGTGTGTACCCCATGCAGAAGAGACTAACACAGCACATGAAGACTCACAGCACTGAGAAGCCACACATGTGTGACAAG TGTGGAAAGTCCTTTAAGAAGCGCTACACTTTCAAAATGCACCTGCTCACACACATCCAGGCCGTTGCCAACCGCAG GTTCAAGTGTGAGTTCTGCGAGTTCGTTTGTGAGGACAAGAAGGCACTGTTGAACCACCAGCTGTCTCATATGAGCGACAAGCCTTTCAAATGCAGCTTTTGTCCCTACCGCACCTTCCGGGAGGATTTCCTGCTATCCCATGTGGCTGTCAAGCACACAG GGGCCAAGCCCTTTGCCTGTGAGTACTGCCACTTCAGCACTCGCCACAAGAAGAATCTGCGCCTGCATGTGAGATGCCGACATGCAAACAGTTTTGAGGAGTGGGGACGGCGCCACCCCGAGGAGCCCCCTTCCCGCCGCCGCCCCTTCTTCTCTCTGCAACAGATAGAAGAGCTGAAACAGCAGCACAGTGTGGCCCCTGGCCCTCCCCACAGCTCACCAGTGCCTGAG GCCTCTCAAGAGCCAGCACCTTTCCAGTCACCTGAGACTCCTCCACTCCTCTGTCCTGATGCCCTGGGTGCTGCCACAATCATCTACCAGCCAG GAGCTGAGGAGTCCACTGCAATGGCCACTCAGACGGCCTTGGATCTGCTGTTGAACATGAGTGCCCAGCGGGAGCTAGGGACATCCCTGCAG GTGGCTGTGGTGAAGTCAGAGAGCATGAAGGCAGAGCTGACCTCTACTGGTAGGCAGCCTTCCCCTGAGGACACCACTCCACAGGTGATGACGCTTCATGTGGCAGAGCCAGGGGGCAGTGTGGCAACTGAGAGCCAGCTAGGGCCCCCTGGCCTACAGCAGATTGCCTTGCCATCTGGGCCGTTTGGTGGGGCCAGCTACAGTGTTATCAGAACACCCCCAATGGAGGAGAGGGCACCAGCTGGCATACCTTACAG TGAAGAGCCTCCAGGGGAGGCAGCCCAGGCTGTGGTTGTGAGTGACACTCTCAAGGAGGCTGGCACCCACTACATCATGGCAGCTGATGGGACCCAGTTGCACCACATAGAG TTGACTGCAGATGGTGCCATCTCCTTCCCAAGCCCAGATACTCTGGCCCCTGGGACCAAGTGGCCCCTGCTGCAGTGTGGAGGGCCACCCAGAGATGGTCCTGAGGTTCTGTCTCCAATGAAGACCCACCATGTGGGAGGTCCCCAGGGCTCTTCCACCCCACCTCCGACAGCCAGCCACACCCTAGGCCTGGTAGTACCCCCTTCCCCACCATCTACAAAAGCTTCATCAGCAAAGAAGTTCTCCTGCAAGGTGTGTTCAGAGGCCTTCCATGGCCGAGCAGAGATGGAAAGTCACAAACGGGCCCATGCTGGGCCTGCTGCCTTCAAGTGCCCCGACTGCCCCTTCAGTGCTCGCCAATGGCCTGAGGTCCGG GCTCACATGGCACAGCACTCCAGCCTGAGGCCCCACCAGTGCAATCAATGTAGCTTCGCCTCCAAGAACAAGAAGGATCTGAGGCGGCACATGCTAACACACACCAATGAGAAGCCCTTCTCATGCCACCTCTGTGGGCAGCG tttcAACCGGAATGGGCACCTCAAATTCCACATCCAGCGGCTACACAGCAGTGATGGGAGAAAGACTGCACCTTCTACAGCCCGAGCCCCAGCCCAGACCATCATCCTCAACAGTGAAGAGGAGACACTGGCCACGCTGCACA ATGCCCTCCAGTCCAGTCATCATGGGGCCCTGGGTCCAGATCGGCTACAGCAAGCACTGAGCCAGGAACACATCATTGTGGCCCAGGAACAGACGGTGACCAATCAG GAGGAAGCTGCCTACATCCAGGAAATCACCACAGCAGATGGCCAGACAGTACAGCACCTGGTGACCTCAGATAACCAG GTTCAGTATATCATCTCTCCGGACGGTGTGCCACACCTCTTGCCACAGGAGTACGTTGTAGTCCCTGATGGCCATCATATCCAG GTCCAGGAGGGCCAGATCACACACATCCAGTATGAGCAAGGTACCCCGTTCCTGCAGGAGTCCCAG ATTCAGTATGTACCTGTATCCCCGGGCCAGCAGCTTGTCACCCAGGCTCAGCTTGAGGCTGCAGCACATTCTGCTGTTACAG CGGTGGCTGATGCTGCCATGGCCCAAGCCCAGGGCCTGTTTGGCACTGAGGAGGCAGTGCCCGAACACATCCAACAGCTGCAACACCAGGGCATCGAGTACGACGTCATTACCCTCTCCGATGACTGA